From the Scophthalmus maximus strain ysfricsl-2021 chromosome 11, ASM2237912v1, whole genome shotgun sequence genome, one window contains:
- the dusp14 gene encoding dual specificity protein phosphatase 14 isoform X1, with product MKRLFLKLQQGQMSSILLEAHPDSSMGSRSQGFFHNHHHHRSSMVPAAVPRLLSENGSLLGGIAQITPNLFLSRGNVASNRSLLLSKGITCVVNATIELPNFNWPHMEYVKVPLADMPHSPISLYFDSIADKIHSVGRKRGAVLVHCAAGVSRSASLCLAYLMKYHRVSLAEAHAWVKARRPVIRPNGGFWRQLIEYERKLFGRNSVKMVQTPYGVIPDVYERDRRSLAPYWGL from the coding sequence cATCCTTCTCGAAGCCCACCCCGATTCCTCAATGGGTTCCCGCAGCCAAGGCTTCTTCcacaaccaccatcaccaccgtAGCTCCATGGTTCCCGCCGCGGTGCCGAGGCTCCTGTCCGAGAACGGCAGCCTGCTGGGGGGCATCGCACAAATCACCCCCAACCTCTTCCTCAGCCGGGGGAATGTGGCATCGAACCGCAGCCTGCTGCTGTCCAAAGGCATCACCTGTGTGGTCAACGCCACCATCGAGCTCCCAAACTTCAACTGGCCTCACATGGAGTATGTAAAGGTCCCGCTGGCGGATATGCCCCACTCCCCTATCTCCCTGTATTTCGACAGCATCGCTGACAAGATCCACAGCGTGGGGCGCAAGCGAGGCGCGGTGCTGGTGCACTGTGCAGCGGGCGTGAGCCGCTCGGCCTCCCTGTGCCTGGCGTACCTCATGAAATATCACCGCGTGTCTCTGGCAGAGGCCCACGCCTGGGTCAAAGCCCGCCGCCCTGTCATCAGGCCCAACGGCGGCTTCTGGCGCCAGCTCATCGAGTACGAGAGGAAGCTGTTTGGAAGGAACTCTGTCAAGATGGTGCAGACGCCCTACGGGGTCATACCCGATGTCTATGAGAGGGACCGCAGGAGCCTGGCTCCATACTGGGGCCTGTGA
- the dusp14 gene encoding dual specificity protein phosphatase 14 isoform X2, producing the protein MGSRSQGFFHNHHHHRSSMVPAAVPRLLSENGSLLGGIAQITPNLFLSRGNVASNRSLLLSKGITCVVNATIELPNFNWPHMEYVKVPLADMPHSPISLYFDSIADKIHSVGRKRGAVLVHCAAGVSRSASLCLAYLMKYHRVSLAEAHAWVKARRPVIRPNGGFWRQLIEYERKLFGRNSVKMVQTPYGVIPDVYERDRRSLAPYWGL; encoded by the coding sequence ATGGGTTCCCGCAGCCAAGGCTTCTTCcacaaccaccatcaccaccgtAGCTCCATGGTTCCCGCCGCGGTGCCGAGGCTCCTGTCCGAGAACGGCAGCCTGCTGGGGGGCATCGCACAAATCACCCCCAACCTCTTCCTCAGCCGGGGGAATGTGGCATCGAACCGCAGCCTGCTGCTGTCCAAAGGCATCACCTGTGTGGTCAACGCCACCATCGAGCTCCCAAACTTCAACTGGCCTCACATGGAGTATGTAAAGGTCCCGCTGGCGGATATGCCCCACTCCCCTATCTCCCTGTATTTCGACAGCATCGCTGACAAGATCCACAGCGTGGGGCGCAAGCGAGGCGCGGTGCTGGTGCACTGTGCAGCGGGCGTGAGCCGCTCGGCCTCCCTGTGCCTGGCGTACCTCATGAAATATCACCGCGTGTCTCTGGCAGAGGCCCACGCCTGGGTCAAAGCCCGCCGCCCTGTCATCAGGCCCAACGGCGGCTTCTGGCGCCAGCTCATCGAGTACGAGAGGAAGCTGTTTGGAAGGAACTCTGTCAAGATGGTGCAGACGCCCTACGGGGTCATACCCGATGTCTATGAGAGGGACCGCAGGAGCCTGGCTCCATACTGGGGCCTGTGA